The genome window CAGCATCTCATCGATCCGCTGAACAAGTTGGTTATGCGTCATGGCAAAGATCAACTGATGGATCTGCGCGTCATAGCGCTCGAACTCTTCCATGACGCTGGTGTCTTCCGAGGCCGCCTGGGCTTCGAGGAGAAGCTCGATATCGGCATCGGTCGCATTTGCCGCAGCCGCAGCCGCCGCGGCCGGCTCGATCATCATGCGTGCCTCGATCAGATCCCGCGGGCTGATATCGGCCGGCAGGACGGTCCCCGTCGCGGCGAGCTGCGCCCCCTCCCCCGATGGAGACCGGGTAACGAAAGTACCCCGGCCGACCTGCCGCGTGATGTGTCCGTCCGATTCCAGGGAATCCATGGCGCGGCGGATCGTGTTTCGGGCGACGCCAAACCGATCTGCCAGATCCCGCTCCGTTGGGAAACGCCCATCGGGCCCGAAGGCGCCGGATTCAATGTCCCGGCGCAGAACTTCGCGGATCCTGGTCGATACCGTATTACGCACACCTCTTCCTTTCCTGTCGGTCTAGGCGGAACAATAGGATCAATTGGCTCAATAAAGCAACGAATTTGGCCGAACTCCCGAATCTTGATTGACAAAGGATCTATTGGCCCATCAATATTGAACCAATTGGTCCAGTCATTGGATCATTATAGGCTGCTTCGGTCCAGAAAGCAGATAGTGTCACCCCAACATTTCGGTGAACGGGTGGCCAAGAACAGGGAGGTTTTGGCAGTGCCGGATAGGTTTTTCCCGGTTTTCCAGTTCACGACTCACCTTCCGTTGAGGAAGTCCGAGTCCAATGAATCAAATTTATGGCCGCAGATATTACCCATTTTTTCCCATTTTGTCTTCGATCTCTGTTGCGGTCGTTTCGGGACACGATCAAGCTTGTCCTCAACCGTCGGATACAGACGGCGCGATGAAACATCGCAATCGAGAGCCGCCGAAGGCGCAAATGCGTCGACCGAATGCGGCCGCCAGGGAGGATACGCGTCGTATGTCGCACCATAACGGCAAGCGGCTGCCATGAGGCAGTTTATCGAACGCCACACATTCTGGGCGATCGTGATTCTTGTGATCGCGGCGGCTTTCCTGTGGATGATCTTCGCGGTCTGGCCGGACTGGATGGTTGATGCGATCGGCCGCAAGAAGACATTCGTGAACACCTTCCTCAACGGGATCACGCTCGGCGGTCTTTATTTCCTGGTCGCCAGCGGTTTCACGCTCGTCTTCGGGCTGATGCGCAACGTGAACCTCGCGCATGGTTCGATGTATCTGCTCGGCGCTTATATCGGCTACGAGGTCGCCGAGGCTACCGGCTCCTGGTTCCTGGGCCTCGCCGTTGCCTTTCTGGCCATCGCCGCAAGCGGCATACTGCTGCAGGTCCTGATTTTCCGCCGCATGGAAGGCGACGACCTGCGCCAGACCCTGGTCACGATCGGAATCTCGATCATCGCCGCGGACCTGATGCTCGCGATCTGGACCGGGACGACTTACCAGTTCGCACCGCCCGAATGGCTTTTCGGTGCAGCCACACTGCCCGTCGTCTCAGTCGTCAAATCCTCCGGCGACGCGGTCTTCATCAAATACCCGGTCTATCGCTTGGCCGTTCTTGCGGTGGCCGTCGCGGTCGGCATCGCCCTGTGGCTTTTCCTGAACCGCACCAGAATCGGCATGATGATCCGCGCCGGCGTGAACGATCGCGAGATGCTGGCCGCGTCGGGCGTGAACGTTCAACTGGTATTCGCACTGGTGTTTGCCATCGGCGCGGGGCTCGCGGGATTCGCCGGTGTCATCGGCGGCACCGCCCTGTCCATCGCGCCGGGCGAGGACATCCGTTATCTGCTCGCGTCCCTGATCGTCGTGATCGTCGGCGGGCTCGGCTCAGTGACCGGGGCGGCCATCGGCGCGCTTCTGATCGGCCTGGCGGAGCAGTTCGGCCTCGCCTATTTCCCGACCTACGGCGTGGTCCTGACCTTCCTGATCATGGTCGTGACCCTGGCGGTCCGTCCGCAGGGCATCATGGGGGGACGCTGAGATCATGGACACGCGGCGCCTCTTCTCCGGCGAGTTCTCCTTCAAGGACGTTCATCCGGCCAAACTGGCGGTGGCCGTTTTCCTGATCGCCTATCCGACCTTTGCATCGGACTTCTTCACCTATCAGATCGGCGCCTATTCCCTGATCCTCGGCACAATCGCGCTGTCGCTGGTCATGCTGGCCGGCTACGGTGGCATGGTCAGTCTGGCACAGCTGACCGTTGCCGGTTTCGCCAGCTACATGATGGCCATCTTCGGCGACAACAGTGTCGGGGTCATGGGCCTTGGCTGGCCATGGTGGATCACCGCCCCCTTCGCAATCTTCATGGCCGCCCTGTTCAGCGCCTTCATCGGTGCGATTTCGGTCCGGACCGAAGGCATCTACACGATCATGATCACGCTGGCGATCGCGGTCGCCTTCTTCTACTTCGTGCGCCAGAACTACGTCCTGTTCAACGGCTTCACCGGTTTCGCCGGTGTCGAGCCACCAACCCTGTTCGGGATCTACTGGCGTGATCCGGTGCCGTTCTACTATCTGACGCTGGTCATCTCGGCCGGCTTCTATGGCGCCATCGTCTATGCCGCGCGGGCCCCGTTCGGGCTCAGCCTGCAGGCAATCCGGGACAATCCGCGCCGAATGCGGGCGCTGGGCTATGACGTGACGCTGCACCGCGTCACCGCCTATTTCTTCTCCGGCATCATCGCGGGCACAGCGGGCGTGCTGATGGTCTGGTTCAACGGCCGGGTTTCCCCCGGATCCGTCGGCGTCGACGTCGCCATCGACATTCTGGTGATTGCGGTGGTCGGTGGTCTGCGTCACCCGATCGGGCCCTTTCTCGGTGCCATCGCCTTTGTGCTTCTGGAAAACTTCGCCATCGATCTGATCGACCGCGAACGCTTCAACACCGTGATCGGGTTGGCGTTCCTGCTGGTCGTCCTGTTCTCGCCCGATGGCCTGTTGGGAATTTGGAACCGCCTGCGCGAGCGGGTTCGGTTCTCACGAAATGCGCAGCGATCGGCTGAACGCATGGCAAGAGACGACCGGCAGTCTGCCGGATCTC of Alphaproteobacteria bacterium contains these proteins:
- a CDS encoding branched-chain amino acid ABC transporter permease; the protein is MRQFIERHTFWAIVILVIAAAFLWMIFAVWPDWMVDAIGRKKTFVNTFLNGITLGGLYFLVASGFTLVFGLMRNVNLAHGSMYLLGAYIGYEVAEATGSWFLGLAVAFLAIAASGILLQVLIFRRMEGDDLRQTLVTIGISIIAADLMLAIWTGTTYQFAPPEWLFGAATLPVVSVVKSSGDAVFIKYPVYRLAVLAVAVAVGIALWLFLNRTRIGMMIRAGVNDREMLAASGVNVQLVFALVFAIGAGLAGFAGVIGGTALSIAPGEDIRYLLASLIVVIVGGLGSVTGAAIGALLIGLAEQFGLAYFPTYGVVLTFLIMVVTLAVRPQGIMGGR
- a CDS encoding FCD domain-containing protein — its product is MRNTVSTRIREVLRRDIESGAFGPDGRFPTERDLADRFGVARNTIRRAMDSLESDGHITRQVGRGTFVTRSPSGEGAQLAATGTVLPADISPRDLIEARMMIEPAAAAAAAANATDADIELLLEAQAASEDTSVMEEFERYDAQIHQLIFAMTHNQLVQRIDEMLRSMRDNADWLAAKRNAYSSDLKARYVAQHAAIIDAVRRRSPRAAREAMIVHLEEVRRALLEG
- a CDS encoding branched-chain amino acid ABC transporter permease yields the protein MDTRRLFSGEFSFKDVHPAKLAVAVFLIAYPTFASDFFTYQIGAYSLILGTIALSLVMLAGYGGMVSLAQLTVAGFASYMMAIFGDNSVGVMGLGWPWWITAPFAIFMAALFSAFIGAISVRTEGIYTIMITLAIAVAFFYFVRQNYVLFNGFTGFAGVEPPTLFGIYWRDPVPFYYLTLVISAGFYGAIVYAARAPFGLSLQAIRDNPRRMRALGYDVTLHRVTAYFFSGIIAGTAGVLMVWFNGRVSPGSVGVDVAIDILVIAVVGGLRHPIGPFLGAIAFVLLENFAIDLIDRERFNTVIGLAFLLVVLFSPDGLLGIWNRLRERVRFSRNAQRSAERMARDDRQSAGSLE